In Bacteroidota bacterium, the DNA window TATCGGACAAGGTGCTGACCTCACCGGGTGGAGTCCCGACCTGGACGACGTTGCTCCCGATCGCAAATGGCGGTACTAATAGTAGCACACCACCCGCACTAGGGCAGGTTGCCTATGGCGATGGTTCGAGCTACAAGTTCACATCTGCGGGAAATACCGGTGAAGTACTGCAGTATAATTCGGGTAGTGCACCGACATGGGTCCCCGTCAGCACACTCATCTCGAGCCTGGCATTCCAGCATACCGTGACGGCTCCGGAAGCTGCAGCAGGTGTTGTGACGATCTCCGGCGGCGGAAACCTGCCAACAGGCTACAGCGCCACATCGAAGATCATCGTGACATATCAAACCTCAGCCGGCCCGGCACAGGCATTTACGGTCAGCAATCAAACGGCGACATCGTTCGATGTCTATTCCGGTGCGATGAACGCGGGAGACAAGATCAACTACATTATCGTCCCATAGTCTCTCAGCCTCTGCTGCCTGCTCGTACGGAGCGGCAGCAGAGGCGCCACGGGTGACTCAGCGGAGCGCTTCTTCTCGACTATCGAGTGTACATGGCAACACGAACATCTGAAAGCCTCGTATGAAACACGTCATATTCATCTTCTTGCTCGGTGTCTGTTTCGCATCTGTGGCGAACGCACAAACGCGGTCAAAGGATATTATTCTCTTGAACGCCACCGGCAACTCGATCACACTCGGTGCGCCGTCGAGCGTCATCAACAATACACTGTTGTTACCCGGAACGCTTGGCACGCAGGGAGCTCTGCTGTACATCAGTTCGGTCGGTGCGGGCATCGGGACTTCCTCGTGGCTCAATCCGGGTTCGGAGGGGCAAGCACTGGTAATCGCCAGCGGCATGCCGACTTGGGCAACGATCACCAACGGGACCGTTACATCGTTTAGCTTCACCGATGCAAATGGTATCGCCGGAGTGGTAACAAACGCAACGACGACACCGAACCTCACCCTCTCGCTCGGTGCGATCACGCCGACAACCGTGAACGGCCTAACACTTGCATCACAGCCTGCCGGCTTCACCATATCGGGTGGAACAAGTGCGGCAACACTGACCGTCCCACTGAATGCATCCGTATCGGGCACGAATACCGGCGATCAGACGATCACCTTGACGAGCGATGTCACCGGTACCGGTACCGGCACATTCGCGACGACGATCTCGAACAATGCTGTCACATACGCAAAGATGCAGGCAGTCTCGACAACAAGCATGTTGCTCGGCAGCAGTTCGACGACAACACCGGTACAGGAGATCAGTCTCGGTTCGGGTCTTTCGATGACGGGGTCGGTACTTTCAGCGACAGGTTCGGGCGGGACGGTATCGAGTGTCGGTTTAACGATGCCCTCGGGATTTTCGGTATCGGGTTCGCCGGTAACCACAAGCGGCGTTCTTGCCGTCACGACATCGTTGAGCGGTGTACTTCATGGAAATGGAAGTGGCTTCACGGCCGGGAATGTCGATCTAGGTACCGAGGTCGTGAATCTTCTTGGCACGGCGAACGGGGGTACGGGTATTAATACATCCGCTACCACGTCCGGCAGCATACTATATACGAACGGAACTGGCAGTTGGGCGACCCGTTCCGCCGGCACGAGTGGATACGTACTGACTATGTCAGGAGGGTTTCCGGATTGGGTGGATCCGGGGACCCTCGTGTCCTTTTCGGGATGGGCTCTGAGCGGCAATTCGATCGTCTCGGCATATAACGGAAGCAGCGGCAACTTCCTCGGTACGACGAACACACAACCGCTGGTCCTTGCCACTACAAACGTCTCGACCCCGCAACCCATACTCTTCATGACGAACAATGGCGAGCGCATGCGGTTGAGCGCAACCGGGTATCTCGGCATCAATCAGGTGAACCCTTCGCAACGGCTTGAGATCACCGACGGCAATCTGTATTTGTCAAACAACGGAACACCATCGCAACTGCAGATGCAAGGCACGGGCAACGGCAGTACACTTATACAGGCCGGCGCACAAGGTGACACGAATATCGCCTACACGCTTCCCGTCTCCCAGGCGACGGCACCGGGACAAGCGCTGATCAACAATGGCTCCGGAACGCTCTCATGGGGTGAGCCGGAATACCGAGTTGGCTTCGGCGGATCGCGAGATAACTTCGAAGACTTTGTATTCGATGCGTACGCCGGTTCCGGCAGTAATGACAACCAATACGCATTCACTCAGGGAAGTTCGGGGTCCGGCGCCGATGCCGATGTCGATGGAACAGCAGCACTCTATACTGGCGGCAACGACTATTTTGGTCTGAATGTATTTCAGACCGGTACCAGTACAACAGGCAGAGCATATATCGGCTCCGGCAACTTCGTGAACAAACTCAAGCTCGGCGGGAGAGAGGTCGTATTCGAGATGCGAGCTCGTGTCGAGACACTGTCATCGTCCACTCAACGATTCATGGCGTGCGGCGGACTGATGGATAACAACAGTATTGCATTGAACGCGAACGGCGTTTGGTTCTGCTACAGCGACAATGAGAGCGGCGGGCAGTGGCAACTCAAAGCTCGCTCCGGCGGAGGGACGGTATCAGTAGTGACGGGCGGATCAGCGGTCGTGGCGAACCAGTGGTACATTCTCAAGGTAGTTGTCAGTGCCGACGGAAGCAAAGCAGATTTCTATATCGACGAGGCGTATATCGGTTCGATCACCTCGAATATTCCGACTACGAATCCGGTACGCATGGAGCTCATTATCGAAAAAAGCGTCGGCACGCTCAACCGGACGTGGTCATGCGATTGGGTGCTGCTGCGGATGGTTCGCTGAACGGAATCGGATTGTTGATACGACACGCGCAGGTTGACGAAAGTACTCCGTGCCACGTTCGACGTGGATGAGATCTCGGACGGAAGCGGCAACCCGTCGCGCACCATGCAAATACGCAACCGTCATCACTTTCACCGGTGATGACGGTTTCGGCAATTATGGGACTGTAAAACACATCAACGGATTTTCAACTCTGTCTTGAAAAAAGCATCTCACCTTCTGCTTCCAGAAACGAGTGTTAATCAGTGAATCGGAGTGCGGGGGTACAGTACTTCGTTCGTGTCCAAACTAATGAACGTTCGGTCTTCTCTCTTCCCTAAACAATAATTCAGGGTGCCGTAATTGGTTGGTCCATAAGGCGTTGCTTCGACTGCCCCTGAAGACGACGAACATTTGTATTTGCGTAGGAGGCTAAGACCAATGTATATTCGTACTCCCTTGGTAGTGGGGCGGTGGATAATACAAGTATTAGCTGTATTAGTCATACCCGTGGCAGCGCCGCCCTACTACTCCTATTTTTTCTCATCCCAACGACCGAAACTTCGCACAGAGTCGCTCAAAGAGGAAGACGAATTGCTCGTGTCCACGATATTTCTGCCGAAACTCAGCGAAGATCGACGCACAATTTCCTTTCCCTTCTTCAACGCCACGCAGTAATTCCCGCATTGCATTCAAAAAGATCAAGAGGTTGCTATCTTGCGGTTGTTGCACCTGTCGGCGCATATAGCGCATGTGTCGCTGCACCGATTCTTCGGCAACCAACGGGTTATGTCGCATCCCCATAAGAAATGCATCGTAGCAGCGGAGCTGCATTTCACTATACATATTGCGATGCCGTCCGGTATTTGCGCGCATTGCGATAGCAAGCGATTCCTCGGCAGCAGCAAGATCGTTATCCGATATTCGAAGCAGTGTAAGAATCATCGCGTAATGCACCGAGGCATCGGGCGCAACGAGCCCGAGTTGTTCCGGGAAGTGATCGCGAGCATATGCTTTCACCCATTCGTGTTCGCCCGACACAATAATCATCGGGAGGTAGCGTTCGAGATAGCGGATCGAGCTTAAATTTTCTCCGTGCTCCGGTGCAATCAAAAACTTCTTCACGCGTTCGGTCTGCTGTTGCCGCGACGATAGATCGTGCAGGTCGGTCACCAGCTCAAACAGCGCCGCATAGTCACCGAATATGTCGGCGTGATCTCGGACCAATTGCTTCGCGTACGCAATATACCGTAGCGCTTTCCCCCGGTCATAATAGATGCGGGCAAAGATGATCATCAAGGTGAAGCACACATTGAAGCGTACCAGAAACTGGCTGCTTGTGCGAGTTCGCCGAAAGATCGATTCTAACTCATGTACGTATGGATCGAGCTTGTCGCGACGGATTGTCTTCTCAAGCAACTTCCCTAAACGATCGGAGATCTCGTAGACGCGCACTAAGTATTTATCATGCGGATGCGGCGTCTTGTACTTGACGTACCGTTTTACGTAGCCGTGCAGTTCATCCGAGAGATCGGGCAACGTATTCAGCGGAAACATCTGAAGGCTCGATAGCACAAGCACCTGCAGATAATACTCCGCCAGCGCCGCGGTGTCGCCCGCCTCGAGCAGATCCGACTCCTGACTTCGGATCTCACGCAGAAAATGCCGGTAGAGTTGCTTGCGTCCCAAAAACTCCAACAGCGTGATCCCATCCCCGGGTGCGACTTCTTCATACATCGTATGAAGCATTTCCGAAAGTACCTGATAGTAGCGAACGTCCGTCAGCTTGTGGCGACGCTTGATCGAAGCTGCATTGATGCCGTTGCGCGAACGGCACTCCAATATCTTGAAGATAATATCCCGCTTCGCTCCGCGAAATTGCAGCGGACGAAGTCTGGTCCGTTCGTTCTTGCTTAACGTGAAGACTAATTCCTCAACGAGAGTCATTGTAGTGTCTGGGGAAATACAAATCGCGTTATCGAATCAGCCGCGATCGGTCAGCGAGCACAATCACACACAACAATCAAGCGTTCGTCGGCAGCAACGATGACGAAGCCCACGAAGTCCGAGATTCATGTGTCGGTCGCACCTGAACGCAGTTTGGGTAGGTGGGGCAACCCTAATACGGAATGTTTATTGTGCAGCTTCGGCCTTCGCCCGCTCGCGCAGAACGAAGCGTTGTACTTTGCCCGTGTCTGTTCTGGGTAATGCGTCTATGAATGCAATCTCGCGCGGATATTTGTACGGCGCGAGCTCACGTTTCACAAAATCCTGAATATCCTTTACCAGCGTATCGTTCCCCGTCGTGCCGGGCACGAGCACACAATATGCCTTGACGATTTGTCCGCGAAGTTCGTCCGGTTTCGGCACAACCGCCGACTCTTTGACTGCTTCGTGTTCGTTAATCACTGCTTCGAGTTCGGGCGGCGAAACGTTATAGCCGCCGGTGACAATCAAATCGTCGTTGCGACACTGGTATGTGAAGTTTCCTTCTGTGTCTTTGATAAACACATCGCCCGGGATGTTCCAGCCGTCTTTCACATACCCGGCCTGTCGTTCGGGCTTCTTGAGATACCGACAGCCCGTCGGCCCCTTGATCGCAATCAATCCAGGTACTCCGGGCGGTAGTTCGTTTCCGTTCTCATCGACAATCTTTGCTTGGTAGCCCGGCACCGGCTTGCCCGTGACCCCACCTTTTGCCTCGCCGGGGAAATTGCTCACGAAGATATGCAGCATCTCGGTACTGCCGATTCCATCGAGCAACTCGCGGCCGTAGGTGGCCTTCCATTTGTCAAACACACTTTTCGGCAAGGTCTCCCCTGCGCTCACACCCAAACGTAGGTTCGAAAGATCGTACTTCCCTCCCTCGTCGAGGCGCATCATCATGTTATAACACGTCGGCGCGCAGAAGCTGATCGTACACTTATAGTGTGCCAGCGTCTTAAGCATATTCTCCGGCGTGAACTGGTCGAGCAACACCGTCGAAGCTCCGAAGCGAAACGGAAACACCAGCAACCCACCCAGACCGAACGTAAATGAGAGCGACGGATGGCCGCCGAAGATATCGTTCTCGGTCGGATGTAGAATATTCTTCGCGTATGCGTCGGCGATGGCAAGGACGTCGTCTTGGAAATGCACGGTGCCCTTCGGATCACCCGTCGAGCCGGATGTATACCCGATCAGAGCGATGTCGTTACGGGAAAGAACGGCCGGTGCGCACTCTGCCGGCTGCTTCATCCAGTGATCCTCGAAGCTTTCGTAGTCGGAGTCCTTCCCGTCGCATACCAGAATCTTGTTGACCGAGGACATCATCGGCTCGGCCTTTCGTACTTCGTCGATCGACGCGATATCGCAGAGCACGAGCGAGCACTCGGCATCGTTCGTGCGGTAGAATAGCTCGCGTGAACGGAGCATCGGCATGACCATCACGGCCACTGCGCCGATGCGCAATGTCGCCAGCCATGTTGCAAGTGCCGTCGAGTTATTCGGAAAGCGGAGCATCACGCGGTCGCCCTGGCGAACGCCGAGTGCCCGCATCGCATTGCCCATCTGGCCCACAATAGTCGCCAGATCGCCGTAGGTCAGTACGCGTTCCTTATAGAAGATAGCCGGACGCTTGGCACGACCAGCTTCGATATTCCGATCGAGCAGTTCGACTGCCGCATTTAACTCTTGCGGATAATTACAGTCGGCCGTCGTGTAGATACGCTCTCCCCACGCCTCCTTAGGTGGTAAACCTTGTATGAATTCGGAATACGATGACATCGAGATCTGTGAGATGAAGTAGTGATGAACACGAAAATACGATATAATACATTTCCATATCGAACGTCAACGTTCCCGCCCCTGCAAAAAGAAAAAGGACGGGCACCGAAGTACCCGTCCCTCAAGAACAATCGTGTAGTTCAGCGCTTTTAATGTTCGACGACGACTCGTTTCGATATCGTTGTCCCGTTCGATTCGAGGGTCACGAGATACGAACCCGCCGCAAGTCCGCTGCAATCGTAATTGATCACCTGTCCGCCCGCTTGAAGATACTTATTGATCGGCGTTGCCATAATCTTGCCGTCCATCGAAGTGATCGTGATCTTTGCTACAGCCGCCGCTGCAAGGTCGAAGTGAATCATCGTCATCTTGGTACTTGGGTTCGGCATGATCTCGAGACGCTGGGTCAGCGGTTCGCTCGACGAACCGACACTCGCATCGGTCGTCGTAAAGCTGCCGTTCATGTTGAACTGAACATCGTGTTTCGTGCAGTAGTACAGGTAGGAGCCAGCAACCGTTACAACGTAGGCGAAGCTAGTCCCAGACTGGACCGTTGCGAATGTGGCAGCTCCCGCTGGGAAACTCCTAATCGCAAGTGGGTGGTTGCCAAACTCTCCATTCCAGACGACAGTATCGCCAACTGAAACAGTTACAGTCTTCGGCGAATACGCCAGCGAGCCGCTGCCGCCAAAGCCGCCGAAATTGATGTTCCAGGTTGTAGCCGATGCAACCGTCGTCCATGAAAGAACGAGCACGCTGAGGATTGCTATCCGCAGATGACGATGAGTGGAATTGAGCATATATTGTATTAAAATACGTGACGAAGGAAATTACACCCTTGAACCAACGTATGGGGATATAACAAAGTTTTACGATTGACCGAACGCTACTGGCTGCGGTTGCACGTTCTGAACAGCAGTCATTCTGAGCGTTCTTCTGCGACCACAGGAGCAGAAGCGAAGAATCCCCTAATGAAACACTGCGCGAGCCGCTTCTCCACGAACCGTAATGATAAAGCGCTCTACTTGAAGAGCCAGAGAAAGAATCGTCCGGCATCGCTACTCGGCTTGTCCTTGATATCGTGTGCCTCGATGTCGGTCCAGTCCGAAGGATTCCATGGGCCATAGTAGTCAGGTCCATGATCTTGATGCTGGAGCGAAAAGAGTGAATATCCGGACGGAGTTAATTTTGCGTCGCGCAACGAATCTTGAAACATCGTAAAAGACGGCGGTTTGATCGTGCCCTTACGAAGCACAATCACCATTGCGCCAAGATTTGAGTATACATGGAGCGTGTCGATATGGCGTGCGACCGTATCGATCACGAACCCGTCGGTCACGGCATCGTTCGCCAGCAAAAATACATGTCCGACTGCCAGTGTCGCCGTATCCGGTGTTGCGCTCCCGGTGTGTACTTGTCGATAGACTGCCTCCGACGGCACACTATCACCAAGCGTCAGAGAGAATTGATACTTGTCGTTCGACGGCCCTCCCTGAGTATACGTACTGAGCGTTGCACCGCCAAAAAAACTGAACTTGGGGGTATTCGTCGAATCGAAGCCGGTTTCCCATGCAACCACTACACGTGCATTCGACGGCAGTGTCTCGTACTGATAATCCATCCCGAGTGTGCAGACGACATTCATTCGTGCACCGCCGGAGAAATGATACCACTTCGGCGCTGGGCTCGGACCCTGCGTGGGCGGCTCGCCGATCTGCGGCGTGAACGATGCATCGGAACACGAGGAGAGGAGACTTGAGAATAACAACCCAACCACCGCGATGGCGGCAAACCAACGGGTCCTCGATGTGTGGTTTGGGTACTTCACTGTGGTAAAAAAGATTGTGTTAGAACGGACGAACGCTGATCGTGAACAGACCTTCGATCTTCCCGCCACTGCCGATTGAACCGTCATGGTTCTTAAAGGACATCCCCATGTACGCAACGCCGCTGCTGAGGGTAACCTGATCGTTCACCGCCAGATTCAAACCGGCGCCGGCACGACCGGTCGGGCCAACGCCCGATACGCCGAGAAGTGCATCGAAGAACGGAGTGAATGAACCGAAGAACTGCAATTCATGCATCGTCCATTTATACGATGCCGCCAACCACGTCGTGGATTGCTGTGCAGCGTACTTCGAGTCGTGCTTGATAAAGATTGGGAATTCGTCACGCCCGACGGCGACACCAAATTCTTGACCGCTCCATACTTCATACGCAGCACCAAGCGACCACTGCTGCAACGAGACGCGATCCTCGCCCGGGACGTCACGATACGGATACATCACGAACGTACGCATTCCCGACGCACTGACGGAAAGCCGTGCCCATTCGTTCTCATCGTTCGGCCGCGTTAACTGAGCACGCAACGGATTGCGACCGGCTCCTTCGGAGCCGACGATGATGTCCTGCGATGCCGAAGGCTCGGCTTTGATCATCGCCGGAAGAATGGTCGGGTTCGAGTTCTCGGCGATCTGCTGGCTCGGAGCAGGCGTGGAGTTGTTCGAGATGTCCTGTTTCGGAGCGTCATTCGTTATCGGTACTGCCGGAGCCTTCATGTTCGTCTCGGTTGTCGTCGAAGTACCATTATTCTGTGCGACGGTATTCGTGTTACGAACAGACGTGCGCGAATGTACAGACTCGCGATTCTCATTCGACGCATTGCTATACAGGGTCGCAGAGTGATGCGAGACGCTTGCCGAGCGATCGGCATGCCATGAGGAAGCATGCTCGGCGCTCTGAGTGCGAGATACCGAAGCGTTTGAAGCGGAAGGAACGGCTGTTACGGCTTGCGACGCTGCAGACGTCGCGGTATTCTGCGCGGCCGGAGCGTTGGTTGCCGGGGCAACGAGATCCGGACGGATGCGCTCGATCGGGGTCGGGCGCTGGGCGATGGCGCTCGGCGTCGTCGGGCTCGATGCGCGTTGGATACCGATCAGGGTTGCGATACCGGCGGCGGCGCCTGCGACGATGAGCAATCCTGCTTTGAGTAAAAATGGCGTTGCTGCCGTCGGCGCGGTCGTTAAAGCAGACGACGCGACCGAACCGGCGGACAGCTTTGACGCCAACAATCCTGCCTTTTCAATGATCTGACCTTCGAGGTACGCCGGCGCCTGCAACTTCAGGGCATCGGTCGTGAGCGCACTGCGGACTTGCACCGCAGAAGCGAATTCTTCCTGCAAGGCCGGCGAGTCTTTGAGCGCACTGAAAAGAACGCTCCGCTCGGTCTCCGTTGCCTCGCCGTCGAGGAAGAGATAGATCAGATCCGAGTATGCTTGTGGTGTAGCCATGATCGTAATCCTTATGCCTCGTGTGTTTCTTCGCCGGGCGTTTCGAAATAGCGCTCCAATGTCTCGCGCATCTTCGCTTTCCCCCGGACGATCCAGTTCCGAACTGTCGTCATCGGGACGCCCATCGTCTCGGCGATCTCGTTATACGAGAGCCCTCCATATACCTGTAGTACCAACGCTTCTTTCATTTCTCGTGGAAGCAGATCGAGTGACATTGTTATCATTTGCGTCGTCTCCTCCGATTCCATCGGCGCAGGCGTATAGATCGCATGCGTCTCTTCGATGGTCACCGAGTTTGGCCGACGGGTCTCGAGGTTGAGCGAAAGATTACGAGCGATGCGCATCAAATATGCGGCAACGTTCTCGATCTGTTTCCCTCCTTCGAGCGCTTGCAGGAAGCGAATGAACGTATCCTGCAAAATATCGTCGGCTTCTTCCTCACGCGAGAGGATTCGGCGCGCGTAGCGATAGATCCGGCTCGAGTAGCGGCGGTAGATCTCGCTAAACGCCCTGTCGCGCTCGGGCGACTGGGTGTCGGCTAGGATCTCGCATAATTCGCTATCGGTTCGTCCGGTCATCTGCTTCCGTAACGGTGACTATCGCGTTAATGATCTGTCTAAAAGACCCCATCTGCCCTCTTTTGTTTCAGCCCCAATAGCCAATTTCAGACACCCGGGTTGGGGCTACTCAAATCAACCGATATATGCCCCTGCAACCTCAGCGTTTTCAGAATGTTATCGACATGCTGGCATTGCATAATGAAAACCGCTCTGCAAATTGCATGGTACCGGCAGCATCCCAAACCGAAACCTCCCCGGCGCAGACACAGTACGAGCAACTATTTGGGTTGGCACAGTGATTGTTAGTCAATCGGACCATCTATGAGCAAAACATTCATCTCGGTCGCTGTTACGCTTGCGTGCATCACGAGCGCGACACTTCGCGCGCAGGAATCCCAGGACTCGCCAAAGACCGAACATGTTGCCACCCTTGACGACGGGAAGTTCAAGCCCCCGAAACCGCACGGGGACATCAACGCGCTCGTGAACTATCCGCCAGAGGCTGCCAAGGAGCACCGAGAAGGGCGAGTTACGGTTGCCCTGCTCATTGACGAACACGGCTCCGTGCTGAAAACACTCGTGAAGAGTGTAACCGACTCCGTATTCGTCTCCCCCACACTTGCTGCCGTCAAGCGACTGACCTTCGCACCGGCCACGCATGCCGGCACGCCGGTGAAGGCGTGGCTGACGATGCCGGTACACTTCAAACTCCAGAAGAAGAAAAAAGAGTAGCCTCCATGTTCCTCCTCCGCCGAACGTGTGTTTTTGTGATCTTGCTGCTCCTCACGATCAGCACATTAGCGTTTGCACAACGAACGCGAGCCAAGCAGCCGAAGGATACCACACGGTTCATTCGCAAAGAGGAGTATATTGATGTTCAGATCCTACCCAAGTTGCTTGCCCCAATCATCCCGATATACCCGAAACGCGCGGCAGAACGACGACTGAAAGGATGGGTGAGTGCAAGTGTCCTGATCGACACTGACGGCACAGTCACACAATGTGCAGCAGACTATGTTTCCGACCCACTCTTCCGTGAGCCTGCCTTGAAAGCTGCGAAGAACGCACGATTCAGTCCGGCGATACAAAACGGCAAACCGGTTAAGATCTGGTGGACGCTACCGATCTATTTCCCGCCCGCTGTGGACTCCTCAACCTCCAACACCCGTCACTACGGCAGGCAAGTTGTTGCGAGGATCGCGGATGAGTTGATCCCCTCAACTGCAGTGCGGGTACGCCTCTTCCAACCACAGTATGAGCCAACGTTGCTGGACTCTTTTCAGCATTACATCTACTACCCGGAGCAAGCGAAACGAGAGGGGCGTGAAGGCACGGTGGTTATTGGAGTCCTACTTGATCGGAGTGGAGCCAAAAAGAGCATCAACGTGCTCAGCGCCACCGACTCTCTCTTCATCCGTCCGGCGCTCGATGCGGTCGGCCGCGCGCGCTACGCTCCGTTCGGAACGAATAGCACAGCCGACACGGCCACTGCGTATGCTACTGTCGATTTCACGATAGGTCATGCATTGGACCGCGTCACACTCGACGAATTTCCGTTGTCACCGAGTATCCGATCATCGGATCAATACAGCACCAACCCGCAGATGCGTTTTGATCTGGAAGACCTGCTCGTGTACCCACCCGAAGCCAAGGAGCAGCATTTACAAGGCGCAGTGAACGTCTCGGCCGAGATCAACGAACGCGGGATTGTACTACAAACCGTTGTGGGGGATTCCACGAATCCTATATTCAACACTGCCGCGCAGACAGCCGTCGAACACATGCTTTTCGAGCCTGCCCGAAATGCCTCCGGACCGATCAAGACCTGGTGGACAGTACCGGTCGTATTTCGTTTGCCACACGATACGCATTAATAATTACTCACGGTTGTTCTCGTTACTTCTGCATTTGTCGGTGCGTAGGCATCGGTAGAACAATCATCGAAGCAGCACATGAGACGCATCCTACTCGCACTTCTGTTTCTTTCCGTAACGACCCCGCTGTTCGCGCAAAAAGTCGCGAAACAACGTTCGCAGCCATACACCGTCAGCGGCATCATGCAGCATACCGACCTCGAAGGCGGATGCTGGTTCTTGCAGACGAAGAAAGAAAAATTCGAGCTCACAGGTTCGCCGGAAGATTTGCGCAAATGTTATGTCGAAGGGCGGTTGGTGACTCTTCGCGTTGTCGATCGACCGTTCATGGCTTCGACCTGTATGCTTGGGCGCCGCATCGAGATCGTAGAAGTGCTCGATACCAACTTCCACGTTCGCGATCCGATCATTATGCAGCATCGGATCGTCGGTACGATCCACCGGACCAGCGCGGGATGTTGGTACATCCGCACGAAGGAAGGATTTCGCTACGAGATGCGCCCACCTATCCCGGCACGCTATCGAAAGATCGGAAGGAAGTTCGATCGCGACGTTCGATTCCTCGAAGGAAGCGAGGGCACGTGCAACATGAACGGCGTAATCCTATTTCCATTGCCCGATACGGGCCGGGCGATGCCGAAGAAATACGATCCGCGGTAACGGTTACGACTTCCCAATTGCCGGCAGATAGAGCTCGGCCACATAATCGCGCATCATCCGTGCACTCGAGAAGCGCGGTAGGACCGAGGCAATCGACTCTTTGACCACCGCGAGCCACTTCACCGGTACGTGGTTCAGGTCGCGATCGTAATAGAGCGGGACGATCTGTTCTTCGAGCATGCGATAGAGTTGCTCGGCATCGGCAGCATCTTGCTCTTGTTCCGATAGTTTGTCGTTGCTGTCGATCGCCCAGCCGTTCTTCCCGTTATATGCCTCCAACCACCAGCCGTCAAGCACCGAAAGATTCGGAACACCGTTGATCGCAGCCTTCATACCGCTCGTGCCCGATGCTTCCAGAGGAGCACGTGGCGTGTTGAGCCAGAGGTCGCAGCCCTGCACCAAAAATTTTGCCGTGTGCATCGAGTAATTCTCGAGAAAGAATACTTTCCCGTGAAACCGCGGATCCTGTGCATACTGCCAGACCTCT includes these proteins:
- a CDS encoding energy transducer TonB — translated: MSKTFISVAVTLACITSATLRAQESQDSPKTEHVATLDDGKFKPPKPHGDINALVNYPPEAAKEHREGRVTVALLIDEHGSVLKTLVKSVTDSVFVSPTLAAVKRLTFAPATHAGTPVKAWLTMPVHFKLQKKKKE
- a CDS encoding TonB family protein produces the protein MILLLLTISTLAFAQRTRAKQPKDTTRFIRKEEYIDVQILPKLLAPIIPIYPKRAAERRLKGWVSASVLIDTDGTVTQCAADYVSDPLFREPALKAAKNARFSPAIQNGKPVKIWWTLPIYFPPAVDSSTSNTRHYGRQVVARIADELIPSTAVRVRLFQPQYEPTLLDSFQHYIYYPEQAKREGREGTVVIGVLLDRSGAKKSINVLSATDSLFIRPALDAVGRARYAPFGTNSTADTATAYATVDFTIGHALDRVTLDEFPLSPSIRSSDQYSTNPQMRFDLEDLLVYPPEAKEQHLQGAVNVSAEINERGIVLQTVVGDSTNPIFNTAAQTAVEHMLFEPARNASGPIKTWWTVPVVFRLPHDTH
- a CDS encoding RNA polymerase sigma factor produces the protein MTGRTDSELCEILADTQSPERDRAFSEIYRRYSSRIYRYARRILSREEEADDILQDTFIRFLQALEGGKQIENVAAYLMRIARNLSLNLETRRPNSVTIEETHAIYTPAPMESEETTQMITMSLDLLPREMKEALVLQVYGGLSYNEIAETMGVPMTTVRNWIVRGKAKMRETLERYFETPGEETHEA
- a CDS encoding T9SS type A sorting domain-containing protein — encoded protein: MLNSTHRHLRIAILSVLVLSWTTVASATTWNINFGGFGGSGSLAYSPKTVTVSVGDTVVWNGEFGNHPLAIRSFPAGAATFATVQSGTSFAYVVTVAGSYLYYCTKHDVQFNMNGSFTTTDASVGSSSEPLTQRLEIMPNPSTKMTMIHFDLAAAAVAKITITSMDGKIMATPINKYLQAGGQVINYDCSGLAAGSYLVTLESNGTTISKRVVVEH
- a CDS encoding benzoate-CoA ligase family protein, producing the protein MSSYSEFIQGLPPKEAWGERIYTTADCNYPQELNAAVELLDRNIEAGRAKRPAIFYKERVLTYGDLATIVGQMGNAMRALGVRQGDRVMLRFPNNSTALATWLATLRIGAVAVMVMPMLRSRELFYRTNDAECSLVLCDIASIDEVRKAEPMMSSVNKILVCDGKDSDYESFEDHWMKQPAECAPAVLSRNDIALIGYTSGSTGDPKGTVHFQDDVLAIADAYAKNILHPTENDIFGGHPSLSFTFGLGGLLVFPFRFGASTVLLDQFTPENMLKTLAHYKCTISFCAPTCYNMMMRLDEGGKYDLSNLRLGVSAGETLPKSVFDKWKATYGRELLDGIGSTEMLHIFVSNFPGEAKGGVTGKPVPGYQAKIVDENGNELPPGVPGLIAIKGPTGCRYLKKPERQAGYVKDGWNIPGDVFIKDTEGNFTYQCRNDDLIVTGGYNVSPPELEAVINEHEAVKESAVVPKPDELRGQIVKAYCVLVPGTTGNDTLVKDIQDFVKRELAPYKYPREIAFIDALPRTDTGKVQRFVLRERAKAEAAQ